From a region of the Kaistia sp. 32K genome:
- a CDS encoding peptidase has translation MTYCVGILVRDGLVMLADTRTNAGLDNIATFRKLHLFQTEGERVITIATAGNLAVSQSVLNVLNDGLENPETGKIETIYTIPSMFKVAQFVGRAIREVYRIHGKSMEQQAASFDVTMLLGGQVKGGRLRLFMIYSAGNFIEATTDTPYLQIGEHKYGKPILDRAVTGDTDTSEALKLGLISMDSTLRSNLGVGMPIDIAVIRRGELKLAVSHRIDDSDAYFADLRSHWSAALRAAHQAIPAPPYGHDG, from the coding sequence ATGACCTATTGCGTTGGAATCCTGGTGCGTGACGGGTTGGTCATGCTGGCCGACACCCGCACCAATGCCGGGCTCGACAATATCGCGACGTTCCGGAAGCTGCACCTCTTCCAGACGGAGGGCGAGCGCGTCATCACAATCGCCACGGCGGGCAACCTCGCCGTCAGCCAATCCGTGCTGAACGTGCTGAACGACGGACTCGAGAACCCCGAGACCGGCAAGATCGAGACGATCTACACCATCCCCTCCATGTTCAAGGTGGCGCAGTTCGTCGGCCGCGCCATCCGCGAGGTCTACCGCATCCACGGCAAGTCGATGGAGCAGCAGGCCGCGAGCTTCGACGTCACCATGCTGCTCGGCGGCCAGGTCAAGGGCGGGCGGCTGCGCCTGTTCATGATCTACTCGGCCGGCAATTTCATCGAGGCGACGACCGACACGCCCTACCTGCAGATCGGCGAGCACAAATACGGCAAGCCGATCCTCGACCGCGCGGTGACGGGCGACACCGACACATCCGAGGCGCTGAAGCTCGGGCTCATCTCGATGGATTCGACGCTGCGCTCCAATCTCGGCGTCGGCATGCCGATCGACATCGCCGTCATCCGCCGGGGCGAGCTGAAGCTCGCGGTCTCGCACCGCATCGACGACAGCGACGCCTATTTCGCCGACCTGCGCTCGCACTGGTCCGCGGCGCTGCGCGCCGCCCACCAGGCCATCCCCGCCCCGCCCTACGGCCACGACGGGTAG
- a CDS encoding usg protein, with amino-acid sequence MLMPSPLLRQLSGYSLTTAHILYRLPDHPVFLQSFIWQEYDLAPDFPELTRFLDFWKREIDGPLHSVRVAHKGLIGPAECRIAAAEFSLN; translated from the coding sequence GTGCTTATGCCGTCACCCCTGCTGCGTCAGCTTTCCGGATATAGCCTGACGACGGCGCATATCCTGTACCGTCTTCCGGATCATCCGGTCTTCCTGCAGAGCTTCATCTGGCAGGAATACGACCTTGCTCCCGATTTCCCCGAACTCACCCGGTTTCTCGATTTCTGGAAGCGCGAAATCGATGGCCCGCTACATTCGGTGCGGGTCGCGCACAAGGGCCTGATCGGCCCGGCGGAATGCCGCATCGCCGCCGCCGAGTTCAGTCTGAACTGA
- a CDS encoding VOC family protein, translating into MQKITPFLWFDNQVEEAIIFYVSIFKNAKVGKVARYGEAGPGPKGSVMTASFSLEGLEFTALNGGPHFKFNEAISFVVTCESQAEIDELWERLSESGGATSRCGWLKDKFGVSWQVVPSILVPMLTDPDAKKSQRVMETLLDMTKIDIQALRQAYEGELA; encoded by the coding sequence ATGCAGAAGATCACCCCCTTTCTCTGGTTCGACAATCAGGTCGAAGAAGCCATCATTTTCTACGTTTCCATCTTCAAGAACGCGAAGGTCGGCAAGGTGGCGCGCTATGGCGAGGCCGGTCCCGGTCCCAAGGGCAGCGTCATGACCGCGTCCTTCTCGCTGGAGGGGCTCGAGTTCACGGCGCTCAATGGCGGCCCCCATTTCAAGTTCAACGAGGCGATCTCCTTCGTGGTGACCTGCGAGAGCCAGGCCGAGATCGACGAGCTCTGGGAACGGCTGTCGGAAAGCGGCGGCGCCACCAGCCGCTGCGGCTGGCTCAAGGACAAGTTCGGCGTCTCCTGGCAGGTGGTGCCGAGCATCCTCGTCCCCATGCTGACCGACCCGGACGCGAAGAAATCGCAGCGGGTCATGGAAACGCTTCTCGACATGACGAAGATCGACATCCAGGCGCTCAGGCAGGCTTATGAAGGCGAGCTCGCCTGA
- a CDS encoding SRPBCC domain-containing protein produces MKDLPSLTLKRQIKASPARIFKAWTDPAKLVHWFGPRETEEGSVVAETDLRVGGAYNIRFRSSDGREHGASGVYQEVVPDEKLVFTWTWLEMPEMPTLMTITLRGEEGGTMLTLTHALLADEATVASHRDGWEGAIDKLERFVTRGAKK; encoded by the coding sequence ATGAAAGACTTGCCGAGCCTGACCCTGAAACGCCAGATCAAGGCGTCACCCGCCCGGATCTTCAAGGCCTGGACCGACCCCGCGAAGCTCGTCCACTGGTTCGGACCGCGCGAGACCGAGGAAGGCAGCGTCGTCGCCGAGACGGACCTGCGCGTCGGCGGCGCCTACAACATCCGCTTCCGCTCCAGCGACGGCCGCGAGCACGGCGCCAGCGGCGTCTACCAGGAAGTCGTGCCGGACGAGAAGCTGGTCTTCACCTGGACCTGGCTCGAAATGCCGGAGATGCCGACGCTCATGACCATCACGCTGCGGGGCGAGGAAGGCGGCACCATGCTGACCCTCACCCACGCCCTCCTCGCCGACGAAGCCACCGTCGCGAGCCACCGGGATGGCTGGGAAGGCGCCATCGACAAGCTGGAACGCTTCGTCACGCGTGGCGCGAAGAAATAG
- a CDS encoding circularly permuted type 2 ATP-grasp protein, with product MVVAFDEMSASSESCRPGYEILKRWLDSTPPDLLSTRRAEAELLFRRIGITFAVYGDNDGEERIIPFDIIPRIITAPEWTKLSKGLEQRVKALNAFLADIYSKGEILKAGVVPEDLIYQNPYYRPEMAGLKLAHDIYVMIAGIDIVRVDPDTFYVLEDNARTPSGVSYMLENREVMMKLFPDLFAEHRIAPVENYPDALLATLKSVAPRSASGDPTVALLTPGPFNSAFYEHSFLADKLGIELVEGRDLLVRDNVVYMRTTEGPKRVDVLYRRLDDDFLDPLTFRPDSILGVPGLMNAYRAGNITLSNAVGTGVADDKAVYSYMPEIVRFYLGEEPILKNVPTWRCREADSLKYVLDNLDSLVVKEVAGSGGYGMLIGPASDRKTREEFGAKLRANPDDFIAQPTLALSTSPTFVDSGIAPRHVDLRPFVLSGRDKVRIVPGGLTRVALKEGSLVVNSSQGGGTKDTWVLDA from the coding sequence ATGGTCGTTGCCTTCGACGAGATGAGCGCGAGCAGCGAAAGCTGCCGGCCAGGCTACGAGATCCTCAAACGCTGGCTGGATTCGACCCCGCCGGACCTCCTATCCACCCGGCGCGCCGAAGCCGAGCTGCTCTTCCGCCGCATCGGCATCACCTTCGCCGTCTATGGCGACAATGACGGCGAGGAACGGATCATCCCGTTCGACATCATTCCGCGCATCATCACCGCGCCGGAATGGACCAAGCTCTCGAAGGGGCTGGAGCAGCGGGTCAAGGCGCTGAACGCCTTCCTCGCCGACATCTACTCCAAGGGCGAGATCCTGAAGGCCGGCGTCGTGCCGGAGGATCTCATCTACCAGAACCCCTACTACCGGCCGGAGATGGCGGGGCTGAAGCTCGCCCACGACATCTACGTCATGATCGCCGGCATCGACATCGTCCGCGTCGATCCCGACACCTTCTACGTGCTGGAGGACAATGCCCGCACGCCGTCCGGCGTCTCCTACATGCTGGAGAACCGGGAAGTGATGATGAAGCTGTTCCCGGACCTGTTCGCGGAACACCGCATCGCCCCGGTCGAGAATTATCCGGACGCGCTGCTCGCGACGCTGAAATCCGTTGCCCCGCGCTCGGCATCGGGCGATCCGACGGTGGCGCTGCTGACGCCGGGCCCGTTCAACTCTGCCTTCTACGAGCACTCGTTCCTCGCCGACAAGCTCGGCATCGAGCTGGTCGAGGGCCGTGACCTCTTGGTGCGCGACAATGTCGTCTACATGCGCACCACCGAGGGGCCGAAGCGCGTCGACGTGCTCTATCGCCGCCTCGACGACGACTTCCTCGATCCCCTGACCTTCCGGCCGGATTCGATCCTCGGCGTGCCGGGGCTGATGAACGCCTATCGCGCCGGCAACATCACGCTCTCCAACGCCGTCGGCACCGGCGTCGCCGACGACAAGGCGGTCTATTCCTACATGCCGGAGATCGTCCGCTTCTATCTCGGCGAGGAGCCGATTTTGAAGAACGTGCCGACCTGGCGCTGCCGCGAGGCGGACTCGCTCAAATACGTGCTCGACAATCTCGACAGCCTGGTGGTGAAGGAAGTCGCAGGCTCCGGCGGCTACGGCATGCTGATCGGCCCCGCCTCGGACCGCAAGACGCGGGAAGAGTTCGGCGCCAAGCTCCGCGCCAATCCGGACGATTTCATCGCCCAGCCGACGCTGGCGCTCTCGACCTCGCCGACCTTCGTCGATTCCGGCATCGCGCCGCGCCATGTCGACCTACGCCCGTTCGTGCTTTCGGGCCGCGACAAGGTCCGCATCGTGCCCGGCGGGCTCACCCGGGTCGCCCTCAAGGAGGGATCGCTGGTGGTGAATTCGAGCCAGGGCGGCGGCACCAAGGATACCTGGGTGCTCGATGCCTGA
- a CDS encoding transglutaminase family protein, with amino-acid sequence MRLRIVHETAYRFDPPATGAIQTLRLTPRGHDGQFVVNWRIEVDHDCRLDPATDPFGNRVHSFTTEGRLDGLTITALGDVETHDMAGMVRGQKERFPVGVFLRVTPLTTPDAAIRAFAEDVTAAAPADPLARLHALMAGVHEKILSGGDGTDASAKATFAAGRGDGRATAHVMIAAARHLGIPARYASGYLFRPDTEAPATAEHGWAEAHVDGVGWIGFDASMNLCPVDTHVRLAIGLDGIGAAPVRGMAYGAGAEAPAISIRVTEARAQRERGAVFSLAPQTQSSKTPPGAG; translated from the coding sequence ATGCGCCTCCGCATCGTCCACGAAACCGCCTACCGCTTCGATCCGCCGGCGACCGGCGCGATCCAGACCCTGCGGCTGACGCCGCGCGGCCATGACGGCCAGTTCGTCGTCAACTGGCGCATCGAGGTCGACCATGACTGCCGGCTCGACCCGGCGACCGACCCGTTCGGCAACCGCGTCCATTCCTTCACCACGGAGGGGCGGCTCGACGGGCTCACCATCACCGCGCTCGGCGACGTCGAGACGCATGACATGGCCGGAATGGTGCGCGGCCAGAAGGAACGCTTTCCCGTCGGCGTCTTTCTGCGCGTCACGCCGCTGACGACGCCGGACGCCGCCATCCGCGCCTTCGCCGAGGACGTCACGGCGGCGGCCCCGGCCGATCCGCTGGCCCGCCTGCACGCGCTGATGGCGGGCGTGCACGAAAAGATCCTCTCGGGCGGCGACGGCACGGATGCGAGCGCCAAGGCGACCTTCGCGGCCGGCCGCGGCGACGGCCGCGCCACGGCGCATGTGATGATCGCAGCGGCGCGCCATCTCGGCATCCCCGCCCGCTATGCCAGCGGCTATCTGTTCCGGCCCGACACGGAGGCACCGGCCACCGCCGAGCATGGCTGGGCCGAGGCCCATGTCGACGGCGTCGGCTGGATCGGCTTCGACGCGTCGATGAACCTCTGCCCGGTCGATACCCATGTGCGGCTCGCCATCGGCCTCGACGGTATCGGCGCCGCGCCGGTGCGCGGCATGGCCTATGGCGCCGGCGCCGAAGCGCCCGCGATCTCGATCCGCGTCACCGAGGCTCGTGCGCAAAGAGAGAGAGGCGCCGTATTTTCACTTGCGCCTCAAACTCAGTCTTCTAAAACTCCGCCCGGGGCGGGGTAG
- a CDS encoding helix-turn-helix transcriptional regulator: MVKFSEPDLDRTFAALADPTRRALLARLVSQDGASVSELAEPFPVSLPAILKHLNVLSDAGLITRQKTGRTVTCRLNAAPMADAMAWLDHYQQFWSAQLDRLAHFVEDDDLS, encoded by the coding sequence ATGGTTAAGTTTAGCGAACCTGATCTGGACCGGACCTTCGCGGCGCTTGCCGATCCGACAAGGCGCGCCCTGCTCGCCCGGCTGGTCTCGCAGGACGGAGCCTCGGTCAGCGAACTCGCCGAACCCTTTCCGGTCTCGCTTCCGGCGATCCTGAAGCACCTCAACGTCCTCTCGGACGCGGGGCTGATCACACGCCAGAAGACGGGACGCACCGTGACCTGCCGCCTGAACGCCGCGCCGATGGCCGACGCGATGGCCTGGCTCGATCACTATCAGCAATTCTGGTCGGCCCAGCTCGACCGCCTCGCCCACTTCGTGGAGGACGACGATCTATCATGA
- a CDS encoding thioredoxin family protein, giving the protein MNMLDSSTSNPKVVSRDEWIAARKAHLANERELTHRLDELRAERRQLPWVEVDKTYVFEGPNGPETLADLFDGRSQLIVYHFMFGPDWQEGCPGCSFVSDHIDGVNLHLPHHDVTLLAVSRAPYAAFQDYKKRMGWQFKWVSSAGSDFNADYHVYPSEAEIAAGRYEYNYELHDGEPGEQPGISVFYKDPDGRIFHTYSSYARGGDMLIGTHHFLDMTPKGRNERSTMDWVRRHDRYEDRPAVAAHDCCS; this is encoded by the coding sequence ATGAACATGCTCGACAGTTCGACATCCAACCCGAAGGTCGTATCGCGCGACGAGTGGATCGCCGCGCGCAAGGCGCATCTCGCCAATGAGCGGGAGCTGACGCACCGCCTGGACGAGCTCCGCGCCGAAAGGCGGCAGCTGCCCTGGGTCGAGGTCGACAAGACCTATGTGTTCGAGGGCCCGAACGGCCCGGAAACGCTCGCCGACCTCTTCGACGGTCGCAGTCAGCTGATCGTCTATCACTTCATGTTCGGGCCGGACTGGCAGGAGGGCTGCCCCGGCTGCTCCTTCGTCTCCGACCATATCGACGGCGTCAATCTGCACCTCCCCCATCACGACGTGACGCTGCTCGCCGTCTCCCGCGCGCCCTATGCCGCTTTCCAGGACTACAAGAAGCGGATGGGCTGGCAGTTCAAATGGGTGTCGTCGGCGGGAAGCGACTTCAACGCCGACTACCACGTCTACCCCTCCGAGGCGGAAATCGCCGCCGGCCGCTACGAGTACAATTACGAGCTGCATGACGGCGAGCCCGGGGAGCAGCCCGGCATCAGCGTCTTCTACAAGGATCCCGACGGCCGGATCTTCCACACCTACTCGTCCTATGCGCGCGGCGGCGACATGCTGATCGGCACGCATCATTTCCTCGACATGACGCCGAAGGGCCGCAACGAGCGATCGACGATGGACTGGGTCCGCCGGCACGACCGCTACGAGGATCGTCCGGCTGTGGCGGCGCACGACTGCTGCTCGTAG
- a CDS encoding alpha-E domain-containing protein, whose translation MLSRTADNLFWLARYVERAENTARIIDAANRLAAMPIAYAGGSNEWESAVAATGALGLFQSLNREPTAENIIDFLAFSPENPSSIRSCLERARVNARTVRTALTSEMWEAINGAWLGLRDFDGAARDRMKLNAFLIYVKEASLRFDGSAYRTMIRNDVYFFSSLGSFIERADNTARILDVKYHLLLPAQESVGGGLDYFQWSSILRSVSANTAYHWVYRESLKPWLVADLLVLNDQLPRSLASCYDNICAFLDELSLAYGRQGLAQRVARSTRNRLQNATIDDVFRDGLHEFLTEFIGENARLGQAITDQYLA comes from the coding sequence GTGCTGAGCCGTACCGCCGACAATCTGTTCTGGCTCGCCCGCTATGTCGAGCGCGCCGAGAACACCGCCCGCATCATCGACGCCGCCAACCGCCTCGCCGCCATGCCGATCGCCTATGCCGGCGGCTCCAATGAATGGGAATCGGCCGTCGCCGCCACCGGCGCGCTTGGCCTGTTCCAATCGCTGAACCGCGAGCCGACGGCCGAGAACATCATCGACTTCTTGGCCTTCTCTCCGGAGAACCCCTCCTCCATCCGCTCCTGCCTGGAGCGGGCTCGCGTCAACGCCCGCACCGTGCGCACGGCGCTGACCTCGGAAATGTGGGAGGCGATCAACGGCGCCTGGCTGGGCTTGCGCGATTTCGACGGCGCCGCCCGCGACCGGATGAAGCTCAACGCCTTCCTGATCTATGTGAAGGAGGCGTCGCTCCGCTTCGACGGCTCCGCCTACCGGACGATGATCCGCAACGACGTCTATTTCTTCTCGAGCCTCGGATCCTTCATCGAGCGGGCTGACAACACCGCGCGCATCCTCGACGTGAAATACCACCTGCTGCTCCCCGCCCAGGAGAGCGTCGGCGGCGGCCTCGATTATTTCCAGTGGTCGTCGATCCTGCGCTCCGTCTCGGCCAACACCGCCTATCACTGGGTCTATCGCGAGAGCCTGAAGCCGTGGCTGGTCGCCGATCTCTTGGTCCTGAACGACCAGCTGCCGCGCTCGCTCGCCTCCTGCTACGACAATATCTGCGCCTTCCTGGACGAGCTGTCGCTCGCCTATGGCCGGCAGGGACTGGCGCAGCGCGTCGCCCGCTCGACCCGCAACCGGCTGCAGAACGCCACCATCGACGATGTCTTCCGCGATGGCCTGCACGAGTTCCTGACCGAGTTCATCGGCGAGAACGCACGCCTCGGCCAGGCGATCACTGATCAGTACCTCGCCTGA